One Glycine max cultivar Williams 82 chromosome 4, Glycine_max_v4.0, whole genome shotgun sequence DNA segment encodes these proteins:
- the LOC106798429 gene encoding uncharacterized protein isoform X1, with the protein MHDMFMGTPPTSPPQSNIQSEAKSRNTRKSTRLRRLTVRSLDHPRPTVQVDAATGRGSGPHKEKFHNYLGVVAREKIPIVHNSWKDVPDKLKDCPHVLSRGGYDLLEKKLMDDKIKKRQHEAMLTESTVDMDEPPSPIKRHVKWVLARTKQFGQMTSEAAREISDKIASLEEQSSQGTFVPNGRQDILNTAIGRPDHGGRVRAAGSGVTITQYFGKAARGSGSSYRSFNQQQLDEIIVTIKEQNERRLETFKHVLKEQIILEISQRGSTVAAPIQPDIQLLGARVSTKGSNAEAVVNPSPPDHVGPVKPTMGLYVHRELCTKLVALGKTYDGGSTIHGVAYADDVVRVSVDLVINGEAEVPFLTSDIKYVSQSLDTFIAWPTSLVKLVSNERTSCTPNKNNDVPVEDPLRELIKSLVDIYEKPVEFVWDPARFGIPNGATSLFVTCADVNKIISGVQCLNITILQLWTIHMEDWTNTLGLGSIYGFLEPQSILNAKDKRQECQ; encoded by the exons ATGCATGACAT GTTCATGGGTACACCACCAACTTCCCCCCCACAATCAAATATTCAGTCTGAAGCAAAGTCTAGGAATACTAGAAAATCAACACGGCTACGGAGGTTGACAGTACGATCATTAGATCATCCAAGACCAACTGTACAGGTGGATGCCGCAACTGGCCGAGGATCGGGCCCACACAAAGAGAAATTCCACAATTATCTTGGGGTGGTGGCCCGAGAGAAAATTCCCATAGTACATAATAGCTGGAAAGATGTTCCGGACAAGCTAAAGGACTGCCCCCATGTACTTTCTCGTGGAGGGTATGATTTACTTGAAAAGAAGTTGATGGATGATAAAATCAAAAAGAGACAACATGAAGCAATGCTGACTGAGTCTACAGTAGACATGGACGAGCCCCCATCTCCAATTAAAAGACATGTGAAGTGGGTGTTGGCACGCACAAAGCAATTTGGGCAGATGACATCTGAGGCGGCACGAGAAATCTCTGATAAAATT GCCTCATTGGAAGAACAATCATCACAGGGTACGTTTGTCCCGAATGGTCGTCAAGACATACTTAATACAGCCATTGGGCGACCGGATCATGGAGGGCGTGTTCGTGCAGCGGGTTCTGGGGTGACAATAACTCAATACTTTGGGAAGGCAGCACGTGGCTCTGGTAGCTCATATAGATCCTTCAACCAACAACAGTTGGATGAAATAATAGTAACCATAAAGGAACAAAACGAACGCAGGCTAGAGACATTTAAACATGTGTTGAAGGAACAAATCATACTTGAGATTTCGCAAAGGGGATCGACTGTCGCAGCTCCTATTCAGCCAGATATACAGCTATTAGGTGCAAGAGTTAGCACAAAGGGGAGCAATGCAGAGGCTGTTGTCAACCCATCTCCGCCAGATCATGTTGGTCCTGTCAAGCCGACTATGGGGTTGTATGTCCATAGGGAACTTTGTACAAAGTTGGTGGCATTAGGAAAAACATATGATGGAGGCTCTACCATACACGGTGTGGCTTATGCAGATGATGTCGTCAGGGTTAGTGTTGACTTGGTTATTAATGGTGAAGCTGAAGTCCCATTTCTGACATCAGACATTAAGTATGTCAGCCAGTCGCTAGACACATTCATTGCATGGCCAACATCACTTGTAAAACTAGTCTCAAATGAG CGTACAAGTTGTACTCCAAATAAAAACAATGATGTTCCTGTAGAGGACCCGTTGCGCGAGTTGATTAAGAGCCTAGTTGACATTTATGAGAAGCCTGTAGAGTTCGTGTGGGATCCTGCTAGATTTGGAATTCCAAATGGAGCTACATCGTTGTTCGTTACATGTGCTGATGTCAACAAAATCATATCAGGCGTACAATGTTTGAACATAACTATACTACAGTTGTGGACCAT CCATAtggaagactggactaatacctTGGGTCTTGGATCAAtttatggattccttgagccgCAATCTATACTGAATGCAAAGGATAAACGACAAGAATGTCAATAA
- the LOC106798429 gene encoding uncharacterized protein isoform X2, producing MGTPPTSPPQSNIQSEAKSRNTRKSTRLRRLTVRSLDHPRPTVQVDAATGRGSGPHKEKFHNYLGVVAREKIPIVHNSWKDVPDKLKDCPHVLSRGGYDLLEKKLMDDKIKKRQHEAMLTESTVDMDEPPSPIKRHVKWVLARTKQFGQMTSEAAREISDKIASLEEQSSQGTFVPNGRQDILNTAIGRPDHGGRVRAAGSGVTITQYFGKAARGSGSSYRSFNQQQLDEIIVTIKEQNERRLETFKHVLKEQIILEISQRGSTVAAPIQPDIQLLGARVSTKGSNAEAVVNPSPPDHVGPVKPTMGLYVHRELCTKLVALGKTYDGGSTIHGVAYADDVVRVSVDLVINGEAEVPFLTSDIKYVSQSLDTFIAWPTSLVKLVSNERTSCTPNKNNDVPVEDPLRELIKSLVDIYEKPVEFVWDPARFGIPNGATSLFVTCADVNKIISGVQCLNITILQLWTIHMEDWTNTLGLGSIYGFLEPQSILNAKDKRQECQ from the exons ATGGGTACACCACCAACTTCCCCCCCACAATCAAATATTCAGTCTGAAGCAAAGTCTAGGAATACTAGAAAATCAACACGGCTACGGAGGTTGACAGTACGATCATTAGATCATCCAAGACCAACTGTACAGGTGGATGCCGCAACTGGCCGAGGATCGGGCCCACACAAAGAGAAATTCCACAATTATCTTGGGGTGGTGGCCCGAGAGAAAATTCCCATAGTACATAATAGCTGGAAAGATGTTCCGGACAAGCTAAAGGACTGCCCCCATGTACTTTCTCGTGGAGGGTATGATTTACTTGAAAAGAAGTTGATGGATGATAAAATCAAAAAGAGACAACATGAAGCAATGCTGACTGAGTCTACAGTAGACATGGACGAGCCCCCATCTCCAATTAAAAGACATGTGAAGTGGGTGTTGGCACGCACAAAGCAATTTGGGCAGATGACATCTGAGGCGGCACGAGAAATCTCTGATAAAATT GCCTCATTGGAAGAACAATCATCACAGGGTACGTTTGTCCCGAATGGTCGTCAAGACATACTTAATACAGCCATTGGGCGACCGGATCATGGAGGGCGTGTTCGTGCAGCGGGTTCTGGGGTGACAATAACTCAATACTTTGGGAAGGCAGCACGTGGCTCTGGTAGCTCATATAGATCCTTCAACCAACAACAGTTGGATGAAATAATAGTAACCATAAAGGAACAAAACGAACGCAGGCTAGAGACATTTAAACATGTGTTGAAGGAACAAATCATACTTGAGATTTCGCAAAGGGGATCGACTGTCGCAGCTCCTATTCAGCCAGATATACAGCTATTAGGTGCAAGAGTTAGCACAAAGGGGAGCAATGCAGAGGCTGTTGTCAACCCATCTCCGCCAGATCATGTTGGTCCTGTCAAGCCGACTATGGGGTTGTATGTCCATAGGGAACTTTGTACAAAGTTGGTGGCATTAGGAAAAACATATGATGGAGGCTCTACCATACACGGTGTGGCTTATGCAGATGATGTCGTCAGGGTTAGTGTTGACTTGGTTATTAATGGTGAAGCTGAAGTCCCATTTCTGACATCAGACATTAAGTATGTCAGCCAGTCGCTAGACACATTCATTGCATGGCCAACATCACTTGTAAAACTAGTCTCAAATGAG CGTACAAGTTGTACTCCAAATAAAAACAATGATGTTCCTGTAGAGGACCCGTTGCGCGAGTTGATTAAGAGCCTAGTTGACATTTATGAGAAGCCTGTAGAGTTCGTGTGGGATCCTGCTAGATTTGGAATTCCAAATGGAGCTACATCGTTGTTCGTTACATGTGCTGATGTCAACAAAATCATATCAGGCGTACAATGTTTGAACATAACTATACTACAGTTGTGGACCAT CCATAtggaagactggactaatacctTGGGTCTTGGATCAAtttatggattccttgagccgCAATCTATACTGAATGCAAAGGATAAACGACAAGAATGTCAATAA